In a genomic window of Ralstonia insidiosa:
- a CDS encoding TonB-dependent receptor, whose amino-acid sequence MAGGTQQNELALDATTVHAPQSGTRTDVDTANTGYVSRAQLENRPLLRPGELLETVPGLIVTQHSGDGKANQYFLRGFNLDHGTDLSTTVAGMPVNMRTHAHGQGYTDLNFVIPELLNGIAYRKGPYFAEEGDFSAAGSVRMDYIDRFPDGQHGIAQAEIGEHGYKRGLLAGSTDLPTGSLLYGVEWLTENGPWTVPEGVHKLNGVLRYTVPLGGGERLRIAGMAYKNAWQSTDQVPQRAIDQGLISRFGAIDPTDGGAASRYSLSADWLRPLGEGSVTANAYVIKSRLTLFSNFTYALTNPERADQFMQFENRTTAGANAARTWFGTLAGRDSETEIGTQVRYDRLDPISLSQTEARTPYALVRSDTVNETSTALYARNSTQWTPWLRTVAGLRAEQYWYNVGSSNPSNAGRGSDHILSPKLSLILSPATQTDVFFNWGRGYHSNDVRGATTTVDPSTGSPVQKVSVLVPAVGYEAGIRTRNVLPGLQLSASLWRLDIGSELVFSGDSGTTEPSRPSQRTGIELAAYYTPRPDLIVDADAAFSRARYRDHEAVGDTIPEAIQTTASAGVSWVAGRWTLGTRLRYFGPRPLIEDNSVRSASSFLVNLKAGYRIRKDVRVFVEVLNVFNKRANDIDYYYASRLKGEPSPVDADGVPTGIQDHHIHPAEPRTLRAGIAWSF is encoded by the coding sequence ATGGCCGGCGGCACACAACAGAACGAACTGGCACTGGATGCCACCACCGTGCATGCACCACAAAGCGGCACGCGCACCGATGTCGACACGGCCAATACAGGTTATGTGTCGCGCGCGCAGCTGGAGAACCGCCCATTGCTGCGCCCCGGCGAACTGCTGGAAACGGTGCCCGGCCTGATCGTCACGCAGCACAGCGGAGATGGCAAAGCCAACCAGTACTTCCTGCGCGGCTTCAACCTGGACCACGGCACCGATCTGTCGACCACCGTGGCGGGCATGCCCGTCAACATGCGCACACACGCGCATGGGCAGGGCTATACCGATTTGAACTTCGTCATCCCGGAGCTGCTGAACGGCATTGCGTACCGCAAGGGGCCGTACTTTGCGGAGGAAGGCGATTTCTCTGCCGCGGGTTCGGTCCGCATGGACTACATCGACCGCTTTCCTGATGGGCAGCACGGCATCGCCCAAGCCGAGATTGGCGAGCACGGCTACAAGCGCGGGCTGCTGGCGGGGTCGACGGATTTGCCAACGGGCAGCCTGCTCTACGGCGTTGAGTGGTTGACCGAGAACGGCCCGTGGACGGTGCCCGAAGGCGTGCACAAGCTCAACGGCGTGCTGCGCTACACCGTGCCGCTGGGCGGCGGCGAGCGCTTGCGCATTGCCGGCATGGCATACAAGAACGCGTGGCAATCCACCGATCAGGTGCCGCAACGTGCGATTGACCAGGGCCTGATCTCCCGCTTTGGCGCCATTGACCCGACGGACGGCGGTGCGGCGTCGCGCTACAGCCTGTCGGCGGATTGGCTGCGGCCGCTGGGCGAAGGGTCCGTCACCGCCAATGCTTACGTCATCAAGAGCCGGCTCACGCTGTTCTCCAACTTCACCTACGCACTGACCAACCCGGAGCGCGCCGACCAGTTCATGCAGTTCGAGAACCGCACCACAGCAGGCGCCAACGCGGCACGCACCTGGTTCGGCACCCTGGCCGGGCGCGACAGCGAAACCGAGATCGGCACGCAAGTCCGCTATGACCGGCTGGACCCGATCAGCCTGTCGCAGACCGAAGCACGCACGCCGTATGCACTGGTACGCAGCGACACCGTGAACGAAACCAGCACCGCGCTCTACGCACGCAACAGCACGCAGTGGACACCCTGGCTACGCACCGTGGCCGGCCTGCGCGCCGAGCAGTACTGGTACAACGTGGGCAGCAGCAACCCCAGCAACGCCGGACGCGGCTCCGACCACATCCTCAGCCCCAAGCTGAGCCTCATCCTCTCGCCCGCCACGCAGACTGATGTGTTCTTCAACTGGGGACGCGGTTACCACAGCAACGACGTGCGCGGCGCCACCACCACAGTCGACCCGAGCACGGGTAGCCCGGTGCAGAAGGTGAGCGTCCTGGTGCCGGCGGTTGGGTATGAGGCCGGCATACGCACGCGCAATGTGTTGCCGGGTCTGCAGCTCTCGGCATCGTTGTGGCGGCTGGATATTGGCTCGGAGCTGGTCTTCTCGGGTGACAGCGGCACCACCGAGCCCAGCCGCCCGAGCCAGCGCACGGGCATTGAACTGGCCGCGTACTACACGCCCCGGCCCGATCTCATTGTCGATGCCGATGCGGCGTTCTCGCGCGCCCGGTACCGAGACCACGAGGCGGTGGGCGACACCATTCCCGAAGCCATTCAAACCACGGCATCGGCAGGCGTGTCCTGGGTGGCTGGCCGCTGGACGCTGGGCACGCGGCTGCGCTACTTCGGCCCGCGCCCGCTAATTGAAGACAACAGCGTGCGCTCGGCGTCGTCGTTCCTGGTCAACCTGAAGGCGGGCTATCGCATCCGCAAGGATGTGCGCGTGTTCGTGGAGGTGCTCAATGTGTTCAACAAGCGCGCAAACGACATCGACTACTAC